The following coding sequences lie in one Candidatus Bathyarchaeota archaeon genomic window:
- a CDS encoding ABC transporter permease, producing MRVTGMCLRNLFRRRLRSSLCVIGVALAVTFVVAVGASTTRYMAVIKEMNMFFNGKVVVVARDVIVIQAFPIGGVIPESVVDKLNAMDGVETVVPMLFNLDFALAGDAQPFPLNVTIGVPVGNWSVLVGSTPLKNGGWPSAESSDKVVVGPSLADLYNLTVGSTIIIKDHKLEVSGIMETHSVFLSRTIIMPLESAQEIYRYPMQINMAIVSSDEEADERELADRIEKEISYVMALSDDERKEIIEPIISEVETWNIGIQSILFFMSVILVTVVAMMNVSERRKDFATLIAIGASRGFIIRIVITETFLIGLLGGLIGLLFGTVGAFWLGSIYADVPIALFFPNVLEVVPFSFMIEILASTIVVSCVAGIIPAITAARMKISEVLRAEY from the coding sequence ATGCGAGTTACAGGAATGTGTTTAAGAAATCTTTTTCGCAGACGACTTAGATCTTCACTTTGTGTTATCGGCGTTGCTTTGGCCGTCACGTTTGTTGTAGCTGTGGGGGCATCTACCACAAGATACATGGCAGTCATTAAAGAAATGAACATGTTCTTTAATGGTAAGGTTGTTGTCGTCGCTAGGGACGTAATTGTCATCCAAGCATTCCCGATTGGAGGGGTCATTCCGGAAAGTGTGGTTGACAAGTTGAACGCTATGGACGGAGTCGAAACAGTTGTGCCAATGTTGTTCAATCTCGACTTCGCACTGGCGGGTGACGCTCAACCTTTTCCGCTCAATGTTACGATCGGAGTGCCTGTGGGAAACTGGTCAGTGTTAGTAGGTTCGACGCCGTTGAAAAACGGAGGTTGGCCTTCAGCGGAATCTAGTGACAAAGTGGTGGTAGGGCCTTCTTTAGCAGACTTGTACAATTTAACCGTTGGCTCAACAATTATAATAAAAGACCACAAGTTGGAAGTTTCGGGAATCATGGAAACACATTCTGTGTTTCTATCTCGCACAATTATAATGCCTCTCGAATCAGCTCAAGAAATATACAGATATCCTATGCAGATCAACATGGCGATCGTCTCATCAGATGAAGAGGCAGATGAGAGAGAACTAGCTGATAGAATTGAGAAAGAAATCAGCTATGTAATGGCGTTATCTGATGATGAAAGAAAAGAAATAATTGAACCTATCATTAGCGAGGTCGAAACATGGAATATTGGGATACAAAGCATTCTTTTCTTCATGAGCGTGATACTTGTGACCGTGGTAGCAATGATGAATGTTTCTGAGAGACGGAAAGACTTCGCCACATTGATTGCAATCGGAGCCTCTAGAGGCTTTATCATTCGTATAGTGATTACTGAAACCTTTCTTATAGGTTTACTTGGGGGTCTTATTGGACTGCTGTTTGGCACGGTCGGTGCATTTTGGCTAGGCAGCATCTATGCCGATGTCCCAATTGCATTATTCTTTCCTAACGTCTTAGAAGTTGTTCCGTTCTCCTTTATGATTGAGATTCTAGCGTCCACAATCGTTGTTAGTTGCGTTGCAGGCATTATACCAGCTATAACGGCTGCTAGAATGAAGATTTCGGAGGTTTTGAGGGCTGAGTATTGA
- a CDS encoding ABC transporter ATP-binding protein: MIVRTFELTRKFHLGSSTIVAVNKVNLVIKGSALTSIVGPSGSGKTTLLHLIGLNDNPTAGKVFFADKDTFLMSDKEKRRTRLFNIGFIFQTFNLLPTLTALENVELPMALAKISHKMQRKMAVRLLDEVELTTRLNHRPKELSAGERQRVAIARALANDPSLILADEPTGELDSETGIKIIQLLLDLCRKRKTAVVVATHDEKIIKVADAVHKIRDGSIVD; encoded by the coding sequence TTGATTGTCAGGACATTTGAGTTGACACGGAAGTTTCATCTCGGCTCATCTACAATTGTGGCGGTGAATAAGGTAAACTTAGTAATCAAAGGATCCGCCTTGACGTCTATTGTCGGTCCCTCTGGTTCAGGTAAAACCACACTCCTTCATTTGATAGGGCTGAACGACAATCCGACCGCGGGAAAAGTGTTCTTCGCAGACAAAGACACCTTCCTCATGAGTGATAAAGAAAAGAGAAGAACTCGACTCTTCAACATCGGTTTTATCTTCCAAACCTTTAACTTGTTGCCCACGCTCACTGCCTTAGAAAACGTGGAGTTGCCGATGGCGTTAGCTAAGATCTCGCACAAGATGCAGAGAAAAATGGCTGTTCGACTTCTTGATGAGGTAGAGCTCACAACTCGGCTTAACCATCGTCCCAAGGAATTAAGTGCTGGTGAAAGACAACGAGTTGCAATTGCTCGAGCTCTCGCAAACGATCCTTCACTTATTCTCGCCGATGAACCAACTGGCGAATTAGACTCGGAAACGGGGATTAAGATCATACAGTTGCTTTTAGATTTATGTAGAAAACGTAAAACAGCGGTGGTTGTAGCGACGCATGATGAAAAGATAATTAAAGTAGCAGATGCGGTTCACAAAATTCGTGACGGCTCAATAGTCGATTAG
- a CDS encoding NAD(P)H-dependent oxidoreductase, translating into MVRLLQILIVYDSKTGHTEKMAFAVAEGVKEAGGVDVVVKNVDKTTSENLLKADGIIVGSPTYYGQMSSKVKAMFDESVKIHGKLEGKVGAAFTSSGGVASGAETTIISILEAMLIHGMVIQGRSHAEHYGAAAVGKPKEREEERCRELGKMVADLVLKLKP; encoded by the coding sequence ATGGTGAGACTTTTGCAGATTCTGATTGTTTATGATTCAAAGACTGGGCATACGGAGAAAATGGCTTTTGCGGTTGCTGAGGGTGTGAAAGAGGCTGGCGGCGTTGATGTTGTGGTGAAGAATGTGGATAAAACGACTAGTGAGAATTTGTTGAAAGCTGATGGAATTATTGTCGGGTCGCCTACTTACTACGGTCAAATGTCCAGCAAAGTCAAGGCCATGTTTGATGAGTCGGTTAAGATTCATGGAAAATTGGAAGGTAAGGTGGGTGCAGCCTTCACAAGTTCTGGCGGCGTCGCCAGTGGCGCTGAGACCACCATCATTTCAATTTTGGAAGCTATGCTTATTCACGGAATGGTTATTCAAGGGCGATCCCATGCTGAGCATTACGGCGCCGCTGCAGTTGGAAAGCCGAAGGAACGAGAAGAAGAAAGATGCAGAGAGTTAGGCAAGATGGTTGCTGACCTTGTCCTGAAACTAAAGCCTTGA
- a CDS encoding 50S ribosomal protein L38e, which produces MPTEITDTEKFVELSERAAYCAIKRLPRTVKLKLRTPRLLYTLKIDPTKAEEIIKKLHCEIREL; this is translated from the coding sequence ATGCCCACAGAGATTACGGATACGGAAAAATTTGTAGAGCTAAGCGAACGCGCGGCTTACTGCGCTATAAAAAGGCTACCGAGAACAGTAAAATTAAAACTCCGCACGCCAAGACTGCTTTACACGTTGAAGATAGATCCAACAAAAGCAGAAGAAATTATAAAGAAACTGCACTGCGAGATTCGGGAACTCTAA
- a CDS encoding winged helix-turn-helix transcriptional regulator: MSEDLKEEMKKLKEEMSVLKEELKGITERGRKKSRGIYIDVGNRVHDYVEDVMEGVAEGIHGELEKSIFIGPRGVRIHARTEPYRREDEIEASLPKVAEVMSALGHEHRLRILSELMSGGKYINEMQEKLSEITTSTLSSHLNVLEEAGLVVQEKVRGRYLITMPGRTAYKMARRVTRFLERRNHE, from the coding sequence ATGTCTGAGGACTTAAAAGAAGAAATGAAAAAACTCAAAGAAGAAATGTCAGTTCTCAAAGAAGAACTTAAAGGCATTACCGAAAGAGGACGAAAAAAAAGCCGAGGCATATACATAGATGTTGGTAACCGTGTTCACGACTACGTCGAAGATGTTATGGAAGGCGTTGCAGAAGGCATACACGGCGAACTTGAAAAATCTATATTCATTGGTCCTCGAGGCGTCAGGATACACGCACGCACAGAACCATATAGACGCGAGGATGAAATAGAAGCTAGTCTTCCCAAAGTGGCTGAGGTTATGAGTGCACTAGGTCACGAGCACAGACTGAGGATATTAAGTGAACTTATGAGCGGTGGAAAATACATTAATGAGATGCAAGAGAAACTTTCAGAGATAACCACGAGCACGCTTTCAAGCCACCTCAACGTGCTTGAAGAAGCAGGGCTAGTAGTTCAAGAAAAAGTCAGAGGACGCTACCTCATCACTATGCCAGGTCGAACCGCATACAAAATGGCGCGAAGAGTCACCAGATTTCTTGAAAGAAGGAACCACGAATGA
- a CDS encoding MBL fold metallo-hydrolase, which produces MREFPLEIRFLGGAREVGRTAIAVKTGKTQVLLDHGVMMGHEPGFPMHIAPKDVDALVLTHCHLDHSGALPIFYIQDKKPLFSTRLTLELVQLLIKDFIHLSGYYLPFEYLELKYMMQNCVYPIYRENKTVGDISFQLLDAGHVPGSAQILLEAEGKRILFTGDFNTSKTQLLSSADNNYGELDAIIIETTYADEDHTERLELEKNFIAHVIDVVEKGGTVLVPAFSIGRSQEIACILAAHHFEYPITIDGMARAANRVMMANTEFLRDPRLFMDAVHGAMWVDGWRDRRTAPKKPGVIISPAGMLKGGPAAFYISKLGKKTRNAVFLVSYQIPGTPGHELLEKGMCVIDGKMRKVEAQVEHFDFSSHCDASQLREVVKNLEGNPAVFAVHGAEGNCERFARWVKKKVGLKAIVPKAGDRFTV; this is translated from the coding sequence GTGAGAGAATTTCCCTTAGAAATTAGGTTTCTTGGCGGTGCTCGTGAAGTTGGCAGAACAGCAATAGCGGTAAAGACTGGCAAAACGCAGGTTTTGTTGGATCATGGAGTTATGATGGGTCACGAGCCTGGTTTTCCTATGCATATTGCTCCTAAAGATGTGGATGCGCTTGTATTAACGCATTGTCATCTTGACCATTCTGGAGCGCTACCTATTTTTTACATACAAGATAAGAAGCCGCTTTTTTCAACTCGCTTGACTTTGGAGTTAGTGCAACTTCTGATTAAAGATTTTATTCATCTTTCAGGCTATTATCTCCCTTTTGAGTATCTTGAATTAAAATATATGATGCAAAATTGTGTCTACCCAATTTACAGGGAGAATAAAACTGTTGGCGACATAAGTTTCCAACTTCTCGACGCTGGACACGTTCCTGGGAGCGCTCAAATTCTTTTAGAAGCGGAAGGCAAGCGGATTCTATTCACAGGCGATTTTAACACCTCTAAAACCCAGCTTTTATCATCTGCAGACAATAACTATGGAGAACTTGACGCTATAATAATTGAAACAACCTATGCAGACGAAGACCATACTGAACGGCTGGAATTGGAGAAGAATTTTATCGCTCATGTTATTGATGTTGTAGAAAAAGGCGGCACAGTTCTCGTTCCCGCTTTCAGCATCGGACGCTCACAAGAAATCGCCTGCATTCTTGCAGCACACCACTTTGAATATCCAATAACTATAGACGGTATGGCTAGAGCAGCTAACCGTGTAATGATGGCCAACACAGAATTTCTGCGTGATCCACGCCTTTTTATGGACGCTGTTCACGGGGCCATGTGGGTAGATGGATGGAGAGATCGCAGAACCGCACCTAAAAAACCAGGCGTAATTATTTCACCAGCAGGCATGTTAAAAGGTGGTCCAGCCGCTTTCTACATTTCAAAGTTAGGCAAGAAAACTCGCAACGCTGTTTTCCTTGTCAGCTATCAAATACCGGGCACACCAGGGCATGAACTGTTGGAAAAGGGAATGTGTGTAATCGATGGTAAAATGCGTAAAGTTGAGGCTCAAGTGGAACATTTCGATTTCTCTTCTCATTGTGACGCCAGTCAACTTCGAGAGGTTGTAAAGAATTTGGAAGGTAATCCTGCCGTGTTTGCAGTTCATGGTGCTGAAGGGAACTGTGAACGATTTGCCAGATGGGTGAAGAAGAAGGTAGGTTTAAAAGCTATAGTGCCAAAGGCAGGCGACAGGTTTACTGTTTGA
- a CDS encoding PHP domain-containing protein codes for MFGVDLHLHTVFSSDSTISPKLIVDQLHAHPLIKGVAITDHNTLEGYFTVRKLASVYEDLVILPGIEISTNQGDIVILGVEEKPEYPLTLNSTIEFAKATDGVIVIPHPYRSLGIGDSAMNIDAHAIEVLNPTATPKENMQAQELARAKNLPGVAGTDAHNVKEMWTVFTEVEAQPTVEGVLNAIRKGSVKAVAARAEISK; via the coding sequence ATGTTTGGAGTAGACTTACATCTTCATACAGTTTTTTCAAGTGACTCTACAATTAGCCCAAAACTTATCGTAGACCAGTTGCACGCGCACCCTCTTATTAAAGGCGTGGCAATCACCGACCATAACACCTTAGAGGGCTATTTTACAGTTCGTAAACTTGCCAGCGTCTATGAAGATTTAGTGATTCTGCCCGGAATCGAGATAAGCACAAATCAGGGAGACATAGTTATTTTAGGTGTCGAAGAAAAGCCAGAATATCCACTGACACTAAACTCCACTATCGAGTTCGCAAAGGCAACAGATGGAGTAATTGTAATACCTCATCCGTATCGTTCCTTGGGCATTGGCGATTCAGCCATGAACATTGACGCCCACGCCATCGAAGTCTTAAATCCTACTGCAACACCAAAAGAAAACATGCAGGCCCAAGAATTGGCAAGGGCAAAAAACTTGCCCGGAGTTGCTGGAACAGATGCTCATAATGTAAAGGAAATGTGGACCGTATTCACAGAAGTAGAAGCGCAGCCGACTGTTGAAGGCGTTCTAAACGCTATCCGAAAGGGATCCGTCAAAGCTGTCGCTGCTCGTGCGGAAATTAGTAAATAA
- the tgtA gene encoding tRNA guanosine(15) transglycosylase TgtA — protein sequence MSFEVRHRDMLARLGRIKTKSGTIETPILLPVINPAIQPISPKTMSKEFGCKALITNAYILKKQTGEEITENGVHKLLDFDGVIMTDSGAYQILVYGEIDVSPAEIVRYQEQISTDIATILDIPTSWHTTREHAKQTVDETIKRANQLAKIKTRDDVLWVAPIQGGQHLDLVAYSAKQVGRLPFQIHALGSPTTIMKQYIFDTLVDMILTAKMNMPLQRPLHLFGAGHPFMFALAVALGCDIFDSAAYAIFARQDRYMTEYGTSRLSRLQYFPCSCPICTRFTPKDMTQMPQKEKQEALAKHNLYASFAELKRVKQAIVEGRLWEHLEARVHAHPALLQALKRLKKYENYIERYGPATKKSGLFFFSNLGLMRPEVLRYKKLFEERYSPPEKAKILVLLPQLSKKPFHKAKEVKSLIKKMEQKLLGNHTAFHICIYAAPFGVIPLELDEMYPLSQHEIATPMDLETIKYVAEQVKNFIAASSYEKVVLVEDLAWKGKVSAACERINRKDLSLTVFDVKETLNENVLSNIVETLQKPVV from the coding sequence ATGAGCTTTGAAGTACGCCATAGAGATATGCTTGCTAGGCTAGGTAGGATAAAAACTAAAAGTGGGACTATTGAAACACCCATTTTGCTGCCGGTGATAAACCCAGCTATTCAACCAATCTCACCGAAAACTATGAGCAAAGAGTTTGGCTGCAAAGCATTGATAACAAACGCGTACATTTTAAAGAAACAAACGGGCGAAGAAATCACGGAAAATGGAGTACATAAACTCCTAGATTTCGACGGCGTGATCATGACTGACTCTGGAGCCTATCAAATTCTTGTCTATGGAGAAATCGATGTTAGCCCTGCAGAAATTGTGCGTTACCAAGAACAAATTTCCACAGATATCGCTACTATCTTGGACATACCAACAAGCTGGCACACGACAAGAGAACATGCAAAACAAACAGTTGATGAAACAATAAAGCGTGCTAACCAACTGGCAAAAATTAAAACGCGAGATGATGTCCTGTGGGTTGCTCCAATACAAGGTGGACAGCATCTTGACCTAGTTGCTTATTCAGCTAAGCAAGTAGGCAGGTTACCCTTTCAAATTCACGCCTTAGGGAGCCCTACTACAATCATGAAACAGTACATTTTTGACACATTGGTTGACATGATTCTGACAGCAAAGATGAACATGCCTTTGCAAAGGCCCTTACATCTTTTCGGTGCAGGCCACCCTTTCATGTTTGCACTAGCTGTAGCTTTAGGATGTGACATATTCGATTCAGCTGCTTACGCAATCTTTGCAAGACAAGACCGCTACATGACAGAATATGGAACTAGCAGACTTAGCAGGCTCCAATATTTCCCCTGTTCCTGTCCAATCTGTACAAGATTCACTCCAAAAGACATGACGCAAATGCCACAGAAAGAGAAACAAGAGGCTTTGGCAAAGCACAACCTGTACGCAAGTTTTGCGGAGCTAAAACGTGTAAAACAAGCCATTGTTGAAGGTCGACTATGGGAACACTTGGAAGCAAGGGTCCATGCACATCCTGCTTTGCTTCAAGCCTTAAAACGACTCAAGAAATATGAGAATTACATAGAGCGCTACGGTCCAGCAACTAAAAAGAGCGGGCTTTTCTTTTTCAGTAACTTAGGGCTTATGCGACCGGAGGTTTTACGGTATAAGAAGCTGTTTGAGGAGAGATATTCACCACCAGAAAAAGCTAAGATTCTTGTGTTGTTACCCCAACTCTCCAAAAAGCCTTTCCATAAAGCTAAAGAAGTAAAAAGCCTAATTAAAAAGATGGAGCAGAAACTGCTTGGAAACCATACTGCGTTTCACATATGTATCTACGCAGCACCATTTGGCGTAATTCCGTTAGAGCTTGATGAAATGTATCCTTTATCTCAACATGAAATTGCGACACCGATGGACCTTGAAACCATCAAATATGTAGCTGAACAAGTCAAAAATTTCATTGCTGCATCTTCTTACGAAAAGGTGGTCTTGGTTGAAGACTTGGCTTGGAAAGGTAAAGTTTCAGCAGCTTGCGAGCGCATCAATAGAAAAGATTTATCACTAACCGTGTTTGATGTAAAAGAAACATTGAACGAGAACGTTCTCAGCAACATTGTAGAAACCCTTCAAAAACCCGTAGTTTGA
- a CDS encoding PAC2 family protein, translating into MVCIVSSWEKPELRDPVLIEGLPGIGFVANIAALHLIRELKANLFAEIRCSSFQDFAVTAEKGQTRYPINELYYCKGTEGERDLIILYGNTQALTTTGQYELCGRILNVSEELGCRSVITLGGLKIAQEVEKPKLYFAATDKETASELLERGVEIIRGQIFGVAGLLVGIGRLKGFRGFCLLAETLGLYPDSVATHEALNVLCSMLDLKVNLDNLDDTVKVTRGLLENFGLLERSIKERKKEESQFRWVV; encoded by the coding sequence ATGGTATGTATCGTTTCATCGTGGGAAAAACCGGAGCTAAGAGATCCTGTTTTAATAGAGGGCTTGCCGGGCATTGGATTTGTTGCTAACATAGCTGCTTTACATCTTATTCGGGAGTTGAAGGCAAACCTCTTTGCTGAAATCCGCTGCTCTTCCTTTCAAGACTTTGCTGTTACTGCTGAAAAAGGACAAACCCGCTATCCCATTAATGAGCTGTATTATTGCAAGGGGACAGAGGGGGAACGTGATCTTATTATTCTTTACGGGAACACACAAGCATTGACCACAACAGGGCAATACGAGCTTTGTGGGCGTATTTTGAATGTATCTGAAGAACTTGGCTGCCGCTCCGTGATAACTCTGGGCGGCTTGAAAATAGCGCAGGAAGTTGAAAAACCAAAACTTTACTTCGCCGCCACCGACAAGGAAACCGCGAGCGAACTGTTAGAGAGAGGTGTCGAAATTATTAGAGGCCAGATTTTCGGAGTTGCAGGGCTTCTAGTAGGAATTGGGAGATTGAAAGGTTTCCGCGGCTTTTGTCTATTAGCTGAGACTTTAGGGCTCTATCCAGATAGTGTTGCCACTCATGAGGCTCTAAATGTACTTTGTAGCATGCTTGATTTGAAAGTCAACCTTGACAATTTAGATGATACTGTGAAAGTCACACGAGGTCTTTTGGAAAACTTTGGCTTACTTGAACGTTCCATAAAAGAAAGAAAAAAAGAGGAATCTCAATTTCGCTGGGTTGTCTAA
- a CDS encoding Lsm family RNA-binding protein, giving the protein MSAAQRRFFNEVATLLDKKITVATVNGKSYSGTLIGINPDNMNLCLSEAKDEKGQTLHRVVINGNVVAKIFAVEKPFDLKALAKRLEKVFPTMVRLYEDKGFIWVMEKIKITEKGIAEGTGPAAERVQKVYEQFLSEMKA; this is encoded by the coding sequence TTGTCAGCAGCTCAAAGAAGATTTTTCAACGAAGTGGCCACTTTACTTGACAAGAAAATCACAGTAGCAACCGTCAACGGCAAATCCTATAGTGGGACTCTCATCGGAATAAACCCAGACAACATGAACCTCTGCTTATCAGAAGCAAAAGACGAAAAGGGTCAAACATTGCACAGAGTTGTAATAAATGGTAACGTTGTAGCCAAAATATTTGCAGTTGAAAAGCCCTTTGACTTGAAAGCCCTTGCAAAACGTTTGGAAAAAGTGTTTCCGACCATGGTTAGGCTTTACGAGGATAAGGGGTTCATCTGGGTAATGGAGAAAATCAAGATCACAGAGAAGGGTATTGCAGAGGGAACTGGACCAGCAGCTGAGCGTGTGCAGAAGGTATATGAGCAGTTTCTAAGCGAAATGAAAGCTTAG
- a CDS encoding NTP transferase domain-containing protein translates to MKAVILAAGKGTRLHPLTLTRPKHLVPVGGKPIIDHVLTTLKHAGINEIVFIVNYMAEHLQHYLGDGSKYKMKFEYAVQKQLKGTADATSFAEPFVKESFLLTYGDWLTTSNVISTVLLTHEKEKPVVTIGVVPVENPEHYGIVELENTYVKSIVEKPRRDEAPTNLANAGVYVLSTEIFEAIRHTKPSPRGELEITDSFSLFLKEERRVAAAKLSSNEMFDVGLLWDLFEANCWVLEKAKSKIEGQIEDAVHLIGPAVVEEGARIRSGAYIEGPVFIGKDSDIGPNCFIRSFTSIGQKVKIGNACEIKNSIIMDRSHIGHLSYVGDSIIGENCNFGAGTTIANYRFDGKSIKMKVKDKVVDTGRRKLGVILGDNVKTGINTLFMPGVKVGNNCWIGPDVVLHRDVPSNTIVTLKQEHEQRKKLQIGSEISKS, encoded by the coding sequence ATGAAAGCCGTAATTCTAGCTGCGGGAAAAGGAACACGTCTGCACCCACTTACCCTTACACGCCCTAAACATCTCGTTCCAGTCGGTGGGAAACCAATAATAGATCACGTGCTGACCACTCTCAAACACGCGGGAATAAACGAAATCGTTTTCATCGTTAACTACATGGCAGAACACCTTCAACACTATTTAGGAGACGGATCGAAATACAAGATGAAATTCGAATATGCGGTTCAGAAACAGCTTAAGGGCACTGCAGACGCTACAAGCTTCGCTGAACCTTTCGTGAAAGAAAGCTTCCTCTTGACATACGGCGACTGGTTAACAACTTCCAACGTGATAAGCACAGTACTCCTGACGCATGAAAAAGAGAAACCTGTGGTTACTATAGGGGTTGTCCCTGTTGAAAATCCTGAACACTATGGTATAGTAGAACTTGAGAATACTTATGTCAAGAGTATTGTAGAAAAGCCTCGCCGAGACGAAGCCCCAACTAACCTAGCAAACGCTGGCGTATATGTTCTTTCAACAGAAATCTTCGAAGCAATTAGGCATACAAAACCATCTCCAAGAGGAGAGTTAGAGATAACCGATTCTTTTTCGCTCTTTCTGAAAGAAGAACGCAGGGTTGCAGCTGCGAAGCTTTCGAGCAACGAAATGTTTGATGTGGGGCTGCTTTGGGATTTGTTTGAAGCTAACTGTTGGGTCCTTGAAAAGGCAAAGTCAAAGATAGAGGGGCAAATTGAGGATGCAGTTCATTTAATAGGTCCTGCGGTTGTTGAAGAAGGTGCGAGAATCCGCTCTGGAGCATACATTGAAGGGCCAGTCTTCATAGGCAAGGACAGTGACATAGGACCAAACTGCTTCATACGCTCTTTCACTAGTATTGGCCAAAAAGTAAAAATCGGAAATGCGTGTGAAATAAAGAACAGCATAATCATGGATAGAAGCCATATTGGCCATTTATCCTACGTAGGCGATAGTATAATAGGTGAAAACTGCAACTTCGGAGCAGGAACCACAATCGCCAACTATCGTTTCGACGGTAAATCAATAAAAATGAAGGTTAAAGACAAAGTTGTGGACACCGGAAGAAGAAAACTCGGCGTTATACTCGGTGACAACGTCAAAACCGGTATAAACACGTTGTTTATGCCTGGAGTGAAGGTGGGCAACAATTGCTGGATAGGCCCTGATGTCGTGTTGCATCGAGATGTGCCTTCAAACACTATAGTTACGCTAAAACAAGAACACGAACAACGCAAAAAGCTGCAAATAGGTTCTGAAATATCAAAATCCTAA
- the glmM gene encoding phosphoglucosamine mutase — protein MAKLFGTSGIRGKANITITPQLALQVGQALVTNTKARTILTAHDMRTTSLMLQYALTAGITACGATTIQQGIIPTPVLAYLTKKTKADAGVMITASHNPPEYNGIKLYNPDTTAYNETQENQIEKLIAKQRFELTAWQNIGKTITIDETQQYVEMITKNVVLKKSWKLVIDPGNGATSQLAPKMLRQLNCSVTAINSQPDGYFPGRGAEPNEESLKPLCKIVRNLKADLGIAYDGDGDRMVTIDEKGRMTPPDQIFAAYAAYAIKWQKNKTIVTHVEASMCIEKMIEAEGGKVVRTKVGDINIAEAVKQHNATFGGEPCGAWIHPNYHYCPDGILSSILLLQTLEEANQPLSYFISETPRYPLLRQNVTCPNSVKLAVMKKVYEALPVVFSGAKEQLKVDGFRLTLKQGWLLIRPSGTEPMMRITVETENRKTAETIMKKAIRLMSKLVKEATR, from the coding sequence TTGGCAAAGCTCTTTGGAACAAGCGGCATAAGAGGCAAGGCTAACATAACTATAACACCACAACTGGCTCTCCAAGTCGGACAAGCCTTGGTCACTAATACAAAAGCAAGAACGATCCTAACGGCTCACGACATGCGCACAACATCCCTCATGTTACAATACGCATTAACAGCCGGCATAACAGCCTGTGGTGCCACCACTATACAACAAGGTATAATTCCAACACCCGTCCTAGCTTACCTTACAAAAAAAACGAAAGCCGACGCCGGGGTAATGATTACCGCTAGCCACAACCCCCCGGAATATAATGGTATCAAACTCTACAACCCGGATACAACAGCCTATAATGAAACCCAAGAAAACCAAATTGAAAAACTAATCGCCAAACAACGATTTGAACTAACAGCCTGGCAAAACATAGGCAAAACCATTACAATAGACGAAACCCAACAATACGTCGAGATGATAACGAAAAACGTCGTACTCAAAAAATCGTGGAAATTAGTCATAGACCCTGGCAACGGAGCCACCAGCCAACTTGCACCTAAAATGCTTCGTCAGTTAAATTGTAGCGTCACCGCTATTAACTCACAGCCAGACGGATATTTTCCGGGAAGAGGTGCCGAACCAAACGAAGAGTCGCTGAAGCCACTGTGCAAGATTGTTAGAAACCTAAAGGCTGACTTGGGAATAGCGTATGACGGAGATGGAGACAGAATGGTAACGATAGATGAAAAAGGGCGTATGACACCGCCAGACCAGATTTTTGCCGCCTACGCTGCTTATGCAATAAAATGGCAAAAAAATAAGACAATAGTAACGCATGTAGAGGCTTCAATGTGTATCGAAAAGATGATCGAAGCGGAAGGCGGAAAAGTCGTTAGAACAAAGGTGGGCGACATAAACATCGCAGAAGCTGTAAAACAACACAACGCGACTTTCGGAGGCGAGCCCTGTGGTGCATGGATACATCCGAATTACCACTACTGCCCAGATGGCATCCTCTCATCAATCCTACTGCTCCAAACTCTGGAAGAAGCGAATCAACCCCTATCATACTTCATTTCCGAAACGCCGCGATATCCGTTGTTAAGACAGAATGTTACATGCCCAAATTCTGTAAAACTCGCTGTAATGAAAAAAGTATACGAAGCCTTGCCTGTAGTCTTTTCCGGTGCCAAAGAACAATTAAAAGTAGATGGATTCCGCTTAACCTTGAAACAAGGCTGGCTTCTGATAAGACCTTCAGGAACAGAACCCATGATGCGCATAACAGTGGAGACTGAAAACAGAAAAACGGCAGAAACAATTATGAAAAAAGCCATAAGACTTATGAGTAAACTGGTCAAGGAGGCAACTCGATGA